From the Daphnia magna isolate NIES linkage group LG3, ASM2063170v1.1, whole genome shotgun sequence genome, one window contains:
- the LOC116919779 gene encoding protein Smaug homolog 1 isoform X3 yields MRNVLDHRSRPARHSRSDANCAGVLIGSDAMVMAPQPPREFTAEELEPLEHWFESCNGAQQATIAVKLLSRANPKAAHLIHSFLQQQLLVANAIWRQEIQRANDPAFLNGLRNESRDVAVSQLLHYLPLLRPANSDGVRGYIHLLPGLLASFLEDDPNQGPSSTNGQHQSTEIQQLLTYALIHPALSLESKRSLAELIRQLDDEGNQDMALSLLESNHQGGLDMFPSSDPQSPDAFHSPRQRHNGGQWDPWSSPSPGLGPPSSKQPPPSTCTIQRIRRSNSLTPPSNSMVYPQDPWGSNQNDNGRLKPRSLSLSSPGETANALSHCPLSPQNSLASSGSGSGSDSIYSDDNHRPSSFHIPGSGMRDVPSWLKGLRLHKYAHLFSLLTYEEMLALTEEQLEVQQVTKGARHKIALSILRLRERPTLLAQLEKEVVDTGSLHNALSELKNLLSTPIKPYRGPPADEQLYAGSLSPSPSPLMARDDTSGYSSLDGSMDNLAAARGASSGSPTAMESSDLSKPPPSSTAAVRQGRSSLVTSDMPTVIVSAAPDVDSAEEGSDTSADDGLGGIGDNLSGNFRSAFGSELELLGGPTHLSLDDLPGQITRLLGKICTQLLVSSCPAEENVSQFVALMDRCLSHEAFTQRQRRRIASWKEQAHRIWNNLPPSGNGGSTSVSRNSCGSSNNAIVNTTNNGGIGSVGSGGPQKSSETRFARRWSNVAHYPGFYSADAGSSAAQSSFGCAPPNAYSLFPPRQQQQRGQGLHPSPCPSPSVARPLFAGQSPTHNSYGQHTHHAVAGLNTTQMRPGLAPTPSLPHNNPHSLQVGSHLPLQHRNSFCVSALSHQSSLYSSSSSSSSSSSQTAQGFSSLSCGVAPDPFTFSPPHRMHFDELPSESPFASQLGIQRARSAPMANGVIGITDCLLFSQERDASEMDLNHRLESLCLSMTEHALEGANDI; encoded by the exons AGTCCTCATTGGTAGTGATGCCATGGTGATGGCGCCACAGCCTCCGCGTGAATTCACCGCCGAGGAATTGGAGCCGCTGGAACATTGGTTCGAGAGTTGCAACGGTGCCCAGCAGGCCACTATCGCCGTCAAGTTGCTAAGCCGGGCAAACCCTAAAGCGGCTCACCTGATCCACTCCTTTCTCCAGCAACAACTCCTCGTCGCTAACGCCATCTGGCGCCAGGAAATTCAACGGGCAAATGATCctg CCTTTTTGAACGGATTACGCAACGAGTCACGCGATGTAGCCGTCTCTCAACTGTTGCATTACCTACCGCTGCTACGACCAGCCAACTCTGATGGAGTCCGAGGATACATTCACCTCCTTCCCGG TTTGCTGGCCTCATTCCTGGAGGACGATCCTAACCAGGGACCTTCATCAACGAACGGTCAACATCAGTCGACCGAGATTCAGCAACTTCTTACTTACGCTCTCATTCATCCTGCCCTTTCGCTGGAAAGTAAACG GTCACTTGCTGAGTTGATTCGACAGCTGGACGACGAAGGAAATCAAGATATGGCACTGTCGTTATTGGAGAGTAATCATCAAGGCGGATTGGACATGTTTCCATCGTCGGATCCACAGTCTCCGGATGCCTTCCATTCGCCTAGGCAGAGGCACAATGGCGGCCAGTGGGATCCCTGGAGCTCGCCAAGTCCAGGATTGGGTCCACCCAGCAGCAAACAGCCACCACCGTCCACTTGCACGATCCAGCGCATTCGGCGCAGCAATAGTTTGACTCCACCGTCCAATTCCATGGTCTATCCTCAAGATCCTTGGGGAAGTAACCAG AACGATAATGGCCGCCTCAAGCCCAGATCATTGTCTTTATCTTCGCCGGGGGAAACGGCCAACGCGCTCTCTCACTGCCCTCTATCGCCCCAAAATTCGCTGGCTTCTTCCGGCAGTGGTAGTGGATCCGATTCGATTTACAGTGATGACAATCATCGACCGTCATCATTTCATATCCCCGGAAGTGGCATGAGAG ATGTTCCTTCGTGGCTGAAAGGTTTGCGATTGCACAAGTATGCTCATTTATTCTCGCTGCTCACGTACGAGGAAATGTTGGCGTTGACTGAAGAGCAATTGGAAGTGCAACAAGTGACTAAAGGAGCTCGACACAAGATTGCGCTCAGTATCCTTCGCCTCCGCGAAAGGCCCACGCTTTTGGCCCAGTTAGAAAAG GAGGTGGTCGACACGGGCAGTTTGCATAACGCGTTAAGTGAGCTGAAAAACTTGCTGTCAACACCAATTAAACCGTATCGCGGTCCACCGGCTGACGAACAACTTTACGCTGGCAGTTTGAGTCCCTCCCCATCGCCGTTGATGGCGAGAGATGACACGTCGGGGTATTCGTCTCTTGATGGATCCATGGACAATTTGGCAGCCGCTCGCGGTGCGTCCAGTGGATCACCGACTGCCATGGAGTCGAGTGATTTGTCGAAACCGCCGCCGTCATCAACCGCGGCCGTTCGTCAGGGCCGGTCGTCCTTGGTGACGTCTGATATGCCTACGGTTATTGTTTCTGCAGCTCCTGATGTGGACAGTGCCGAGGAAGGAAGCGACACATCGGCAGACGATGGACTCGGTGGAATTGGCGACAATCTTTCGGGCAACTTTCGCTCCGCCTTCGGGAGCGAGTTGGAGTTGCTTGGCGGGCCGACTCACCTGTCGCTTGACGACCTGCCGGGCCAAATTACTCGCCTTCTGGGCAAAA TTTGCACGCAGCTTTTGGTATCGTCTTGCCCGGCTGAAGAGAATGTTAGCCAGTTTGTGGCTTTGATGGACCGTTGCCTGAGTCACGAAGCTTTCACCCAACGTCAGCGTCGTCGTATTGCTTCATGGAAAGAACAGGCGCATCGCATCTGGAACAATTTGCCGCCTTCGGGTAATGGTGGCAGCACCAGCGTCAGCCGCAATAGCTGCGGTAGTAGTAACAACGCTATAGTTAATACTACAAACAACGGCGGTATCGGCAGCGTCGGCAGTGGTGGGCCACAAAAGAGTTCCGAAACACGTTTCGCCCGTCGATGGAGCAATGTTGCTCATTACCCTGGATTTTACAGCGCCGATGCTGGCAGTAGCGCTGCCCAGTCTTCTTTTGGATGCGCTCCACCGAATGCCTATAGCCTCTTTCCACCGAGACAGCAGCAGCAAAGGGGACAAGGTCTCCATCCGAGCCCGTGCCCGAGTCCCAGTGTAGCCCGGCCTTTATTCGCTGGACAGAGCCCCACCCATAATTCTTATGGGCAACACACACACCACGCAGTTGCTG GTCTGAACACGACTCAAATGCGACCCGGCCTGGCGCCAACCCCGTCACTGCCGCACAACAATCCGCATTCCCTTCAAGTGGGATCGCATTTACCGCTGCAGCATCGCAATAGTTTCTGCGTCAGCGCCTTGTCGCATCAATCGTCGCTCTATTCgtcctcttcgtcgtcttcttcgtcgtcatcgCAAACAGCGCAGGGTTTTTCTTCTCTGTCCTGCGGCGTTGCACCCGACCCATTCACTTTCTCTCCGCCACACCGGATGCATTTTGATGAACTTCCGTCAGAG TCGCCATTTGCCAGCCAGTTGGGGATCCAGCGGGCCAGGTCAGCCCCTATGGCTAATGGTGTCATCGGCATCACTGACTGTTTGTTGTTTAGCCAAGAGCGAGATGCTTCCGAAATGGATTTGAATCACCGCCTCGAGTCGCTTTGCCTCAGTATGACAGAACACGCTCTCGAAGGGGCTAACGACATCTAG
- the LOC116919779 gene encoding protein Smaug homolog 1 isoform X1 — protein sequence MRNVLDHRSRPARHSRSDANCAGVLIGSDAMVMAPQPPREFTAEELEPLEHWFESCNGAQQATIAVKLLSRANPKAAHLIHSFLQQQLLVANAIWRQEIQRANDPAFLNGLRNESRDVAVSQLLHYLPLLRPANSDGVRGYIHLLPGLLASFLEDDPNQGPSSTNGQHQSTEIQQLLTYALIHPALSLESKRSLAELIRQLDDEGNQDMALSLLESNHQGGLDMFPSSDPQSPDAFHSPRQRHNGGQWDPWSSPSPGLGPPSSKQPPPSTCTIQRIRRSNSLTPPSNSMVYPQDPWGSNQNDNGRLKPRSLSLSSPGETANALSHCPLSPQNSLASSGSGSGSDSIYSDDNHRPSSFHIPGSGMRDVPSWLKGLRLHKYAHLFSLLTYEEMLALTEEQLEVQQVTKGARHKIALSILRLRERPTLLAQLEKEVVDTGSLHNALSELKNLLSTPIKPYRGPPADEQLYAGSLSPSPSPLMARDDTSGYSSLDGSMDNLAAARGASSGSPTAMESSDLSKPPPSSTAAVRQGRSSLVTSDMPTVIVSAAPDVDSAEEGSDTSADDGLGGIGDNLSGNFRSAFGSELELLGGPTHLSLDDLPGQITRLLGKICTQLLVSSCPAEENVSQFVALMDRCLSHEAFTQRQRRRIASWKEQAHRIWNNLPPSGNGGSTSVSRNSCGSSNNAIVNTTNNGGIGSVGSGGPQKSSETRFARRWSNVAHYPGFYSADAGSSAAQSSFGCAPPNAYSLFPPRQQQQRGQGLHPSPCPSPSVARPLFAGQSPTHNSYGQHTHHAVAGKFALLFVFFFLKNSCFVKTQGGLNTTQMRPGLAPTPSLPHNNPHSLQVGSHLPLQHRNSFCVSALSHQSSLYSSSSSSSSSSSQTAQGFSSLSCGVAPDPFTFSPPHRMHFDELPSESPFASQLGIQRARSAPMANGVIGITDCLLFSQERDASEMDLNHRLESLCLSMTEHALEGANDI from the exons AGTCCTCATTGGTAGTGATGCCATGGTGATGGCGCCACAGCCTCCGCGTGAATTCACCGCCGAGGAATTGGAGCCGCTGGAACATTGGTTCGAGAGTTGCAACGGTGCCCAGCAGGCCACTATCGCCGTCAAGTTGCTAAGCCGGGCAAACCCTAAAGCGGCTCACCTGATCCACTCCTTTCTCCAGCAACAACTCCTCGTCGCTAACGCCATCTGGCGCCAGGAAATTCAACGGGCAAATGATCctg CCTTTTTGAACGGATTACGCAACGAGTCACGCGATGTAGCCGTCTCTCAACTGTTGCATTACCTACCGCTGCTACGACCAGCCAACTCTGATGGAGTCCGAGGATACATTCACCTCCTTCCCGG TTTGCTGGCCTCATTCCTGGAGGACGATCCTAACCAGGGACCTTCATCAACGAACGGTCAACATCAGTCGACCGAGATTCAGCAACTTCTTACTTACGCTCTCATTCATCCTGCCCTTTCGCTGGAAAGTAAACG GTCACTTGCTGAGTTGATTCGACAGCTGGACGACGAAGGAAATCAAGATATGGCACTGTCGTTATTGGAGAGTAATCATCAAGGCGGATTGGACATGTTTCCATCGTCGGATCCACAGTCTCCGGATGCCTTCCATTCGCCTAGGCAGAGGCACAATGGCGGCCAGTGGGATCCCTGGAGCTCGCCAAGTCCAGGATTGGGTCCACCCAGCAGCAAACAGCCACCACCGTCCACTTGCACGATCCAGCGCATTCGGCGCAGCAATAGTTTGACTCCACCGTCCAATTCCATGGTCTATCCTCAAGATCCTTGGGGAAGTAACCAG AACGATAATGGCCGCCTCAAGCCCAGATCATTGTCTTTATCTTCGCCGGGGGAAACGGCCAACGCGCTCTCTCACTGCCCTCTATCGCCCCAAAATTCGCTGGCTTCTTCCGGCAGTGGTAGTGGATCCGATTCGATTTACAGTGATGACAATCATCGACCGTCATCATTTCATATCCCCGGAAGTGGCATGAGAG ATGTTCCTTCGTGGCTGAAAGGTTTGCGATTGCACAAGTATGCTCATTTATTCTCGCTGCTCACGTACGAGGAAATGTTGGCGTTGACTGAAGAGCAATTGGAAGTGCAACAAGTGACTAAAGGAGCTCGACACAAGATTGCGCTCAGTATCCTTCGCCTCCGCGAAAGGCCCACGCTTTTGGCCCAGTTAGAAAAG GAGGTGGTCGACACGGGCAGTTTGCATAACGCGTTAAGTGAGCTGAAAAACTTGCTGTCAACACCAATTAAACCGTATCGCGGTCCACCGGCTGACGAACAACTTTACGCTGGCAGTTTGAGTCCCTCCCCATCGCCGTTGATGGCGAGAGATGACACGTCGGGGTATTCGTCTCTTGATGGATCCATGGACAATTTGGCAGCCGCTCGCGGTGCGTCCAGTGGATCACCGACTGCCATGGAGTCGAGTGATTTGTCGAAACCGCCGCCGTCATCAACCGCGGCCGTTCGTCAGGGCCGGTCGTCCTTGGTGACGTCTGATATGCCTACGGTTATTGTTTCTGCAGCTCCTGATGTGGACAGTGCCGAGGAAGGAAGCGACACATCGGCAGACGATGGACTCGGTGGAATTGGCGACAATCTTTCGGGCAACTTTCGCTCCGCCTTCGGGAGCGAGTTGGAGTTGCTTGGCGGGCCGACTCACCTGTCGCTTGACGACCTGCCGGGCCAAATTACTCGCCTTCTGGGCAAAA TTTGCACGCAGCTTTTGGTATCGTCTTGCCCGGCTGAAGAGAATGTTAGCCAGTTTGTGGCTTTGATGGACCGTTGCCTGAGTCACGAAGCTTTCACCCAACGTCAGCGTCGTCGTATTGCTTCATGGAAAGAACAGGCGCATCGCATCTGGAACAATTTGCCGCCTTCGGGTAATGGTGGCAGCACCAGCGTCAGCCGCAATAGCTGCGGTAGTAGTAACAACGCTATAGTTAATACTACAAACAACGGCGGTATCGGCAGCGTCGGCAGTGGTGGGCCACAAAAGAGTTCCGAAACACGTTTCGCCCGTCGATGGAGCAATGTTGCTCATTACCCTGGATTTTACAGCGCCGATGCTGGCAGTAGCGCTGCCCAGTCTTCTTTTGGATGCGCTCCACCGAATGCCTATAGCCTCTTTCCACCGAGACAGCAGCAGCAAAGGGGACAAGGTCTCCATCCGAGCCCGTGCCCGAGTCCCAGTGTAGCCCGGCCTTTATTCGCTGGACAGAGCCCCACCCATAATTCTTATGGGCAACACACACACCACGCAGTTGCTGGTAAATTcgctcttttgtttgtttttttctttcttaaaaatAGTTGTTTTGTAAAAACTCAAGGAGGTCTGAACACGACTCAAATGCGACCCGGCCTGGCGCCAACCCCGTCACTGCCGCACAACAATCCGCATTCCCTTCAAGTGGGATCGCATTTACCGCTGCAGCATCGCAATAGTTTCTGCGTCAGCGCCTTGTCGCATCAATCGTCGCTCTATTCgtcctcttcgtcgtcttcttcgtcgtcatcgCAAACAGCGCAGGGTTTTTCTTCTCTGTCCTGCGGCGTTGCACCCGACCCATTCACTTTCTCTCCGCCACACCGGATGCATTTTGATGAACTTCCGTCAGAG TCGCCATTTGCCAGCCAGTTGGGGATCCAGCGGGCCAGGTCAGCCCCTATGGCTAATGGTGTCATCGGCATCACTGACTGTTTGTTGTTTAGCCAAGAGCGAGATGCTTCCGAAATGGATTTGAATCACCGCCTCGAGTCGCTTTGCCTCAGTATGACAGAACACGCTCTCGAAGGGGCTAACGACATCTAG
- the LOC116919779 gene encoding protein Smaug homolog 1 isoform X2 encodes MRNVLDHRSRPARHSRSDANCAGVLIGSDAMVMAPQPPREFTAEELEPLEHWFESCNGAQQATIAVKLLSRANPKAAHLIHSFLQQQLLVANAIWRQEIQRANDPAFLNGLRNESRDVAVSQLLHYLPLLRPANSDGVRGYIHLLPGLLASFLEDDPNQGPSSTNGQHQSTEIQQLLTYALIHPALSLESKRSLAELIRQLDDEGNQDMALSLLESNHQGGLDMFPSSDPQSPDAFHSPRQRHNGGQWDPWSSPSPGLGPPSSKQPPPSTCTIQRIRRSNSLTPPSNSMVYPQDPWGSNQNDNGRLKPRSLSLSSPGETANALSHCPLSPQNSLASSGSGSGSDSIYSDDNHRPSSFHIPGSGMRDVPSWLKGLRLHKYAHLFSLLTYEEMLALTEEQLEVQQVTKGARHKIALSILRLRERPTLLAQLEKEVVDTGSLHNALSELKNLLSTPIKPYRGPPADEQLYAGSLSPSPSPLMARDDTSGYSSLDGSMDNLAAARGASSGSPTAMESSDLSKPPPSSTAAVRQGRSSLVTSDMPTVIVSAAPDVDSAEEGSDTSADDGLGGIGDNLSGNFRSAFGSELELLGGPTHLSLDDLPGQITRLLGKICTQLLVSSCPAEENVSQFVALMDRCLSHEAFTQRQRRRIASWKEQAHRIWNNLPPSGNGGSTSVSRNSCGSSNNAIVNTTNNGGIGSVGSGGPQKSSETRFARRWSNVAHYPGFYSADAGSSAAQSSFGCAPPNAYSLFPPRQQQQRGQGLHPSPCPSPSVARPLFAGQSPTHNSYGQHTHHAVAGGLNTTQMRPGLAPTPSLPHNNPHSLQVGSHLPLQHRNSFCVSALSHQSSLYSSSSSSSSSSSQTAQGFSSLSCGVAPDPFTFSPPHRMHFDELPSESPFASQLGIQRARSAPMANGVIGITDCLLFSQERDASEMDLNHRLESLCLSMTEHALEGANDI; translated from the exons AGTCCTCATTGGTAGTGATGCCATGGTGATGGCGCCACAGCCTCCGCGTGAATTCACCGCCGAGGAATTGGAGCCGCTGGAACATTGGTTCGAGAGTTGCAACGGTGCCCAGCAGGCCACTATCGCCGTCAAGTTGCTAAGCCGGGCAAACCCTAAAGCGGCTCACCTGATCCACTCCTTTCTCCAGCAACAACTCCTCGTCGCTAACGCCATCTGGCGCCAGGAAATTCAACGGGCAAATGATCctg CCTTTTTGAACGGATTACGCAACGAGTCACGCGATGTAGCCGTCTCTCAACTGTTGCATTACCTACCGCTGCTACGACCAGCCAACTCTGATGGAGTCCGAGGATACATTCACCTCCTTCCCGG TTTGCTGGCCTCATTCCTGGAGGACGATCCTAACCAGGGACCTTCATCAACGAACGGTCAACATCAGTCGACCGAGATTCAGCAACTTCTTACTTACGCTCTCATTCATCCTGCCCTTTCGCTGGAAAGTAAACG GTCACTTGCTGAGTTGATTCGACAGCTGGACGACGAAGGAAATCAAGATATGGCACTGTCGTTATTGGAGAGTAATCATCAAGGCGGATTGGACATGTTTCCATCGTCGGATCCACAGTCTCCGGATGCCTTCCATTCGCCTAGGCAGAGGCACAATGGCGGCCAGTGGGATCCCTGGAGCTCGCCAAGTCCAGGATTGGGTCCACCCAGCAGCAAACAGCCACCACCGTCCACTTGCACGATCCAGCGCATTCGGCGCAGCAATAGTTTGACTCCACCGTCCAATTCCATGGTCTATCCTCAAGATCCTTGGGGAAGTAACCAG AACGATAATGGCCGCCTCAAGCCCAGATCATTGTCTTTATCTTCGCCGGGGGAAACGGCCAACGCGCTCTCTCACTGCCCTCTATCGCCCCAAAATTCGCTGGCTTCTTCCGGCAGTGGTAGTGGATCCGATTCGATTTACAGTGATGACAATCATCGACCGTCATCATTTCATATCCCCGGAAGTGGCATGAGAG ATGTTCCTTCGTGGCTGAAAGGTTTGCGATTGCACAAGTATGCTCATTTATTCTCGCTGCTCACGTACGAGGAAATGTTGGCGTTGACTGAAGAGCAATTGGAAGTGCAACAAGTGACTAAAGGAGCTCGACACAAGATTGCGCTCAGTATCCTTCGCCTCCGCGAAAGGCCCACGCTTTTGGCCCAGTTAGAAAAG GAGGTGGTCGACACGGGCAGTTTGCATAACGCGTTAAGTGAGCTGAAAAACTTGCTGTCAACACCAATTAAACCGTATCGCGGTCCACCGGCTGACGAACAACTTTACGCTGGCAGTTTGAGTCCCTCCCCATCGCCGTTGATGGCGAGAGATGACACGTCGGGGTATTCGTCTCTTGATGGATCCATGGACAATTTGGCAGCCGCTCGCGGTGCGTCCAGTGGATCACCGACTGCCATGGAGTCGAGTGATTTGTCGAAACCGCCGCCGTCATCAACCGCGGCCGTTCGTCAGGGCCGGTCGTCCTTGGTGACGTCTGATATGCCTACGGTTATTGTTTCTGCAGCTCCTGATGTGGACAGTGCCGAGGAAGGAAGCGACACATCGGCAGACGATGGACTCGGTGGAATTGGCGACAATCTTTCGGGCAACTTTCGCTCCGCCTTCGGGAGCGAGTTGGAGTTGCTTGGCGGGCCGACTCACCTGTCGCTTGACGACCTGCCGGGCCAAATTACTCGCCTTCTGGGCAAAA TTTGCACGCAGCTTTTGGTATCGTCTTGCCCGGCTGAAGAGAATGTTAGCCAGTTTGTGGCTTTGATGGACCGTTGCCTGAGTCACGAAGCTTTCACCCAACGTCAGCGTCGTCGTATTGCTTCATGGAAAGAACAGGCGCATCGCATCTGGAACAATTTGCCGCCTTCGGGTAATGGTGGCAGCACCAGCGTCAGCCGCAATAGCTGCGGTAGTAGTAACAACGCTATAGTTAATACTACAAACAACGGCGGTATCGGCAGCGTCGGCAGTGGTGGGCCACAAAAGAGTTCCGAAACACGTTTCGCCCGTCGATGGAGCAATGTTGCTCATTACCCTGGATTTTACAGCGCCGATGCTGGCAGTAGCGCTGCCCAGTCTTCTTTTGGATGCGCTCCACCGAATGCCTATAGCCTCTTTCCACCGAGACAGCAGCAGCAAAGGGGACAAGGTCTCCATCCGAGCCCGTGCCCGAGTCCCAGTGTAGCCCGGCCTTTATTCGCTGGACAGAGCCCCACCCATAATTCTTATGGGCAACACACACACCACGCAGTTGCTG GAGGTCTGAACACGACTCAAATGCGACCCGGCCTGGCGCCAACCCCGTCACTGCCGCACAACAATCCGCATTCCCTTCAAGTGGGATCGCATTTACCGCTGCAGCATCGCAATAGTTTCTGCGTCAGCGCCTTGTCGCATCAATCGTCGCTCTATTCgtcctcttcgtcgtcttcttcgtcgtcatcgCAAACAGCGCAGGGTTTTTCTTCTCTGTCCTGCGGCGTTGCACCCGACCCATTCACTTTCTCTCCGCCACACCGGATGCATTTTGATGAACTTCCGTCAGAG TCGCCATTTGCCAGCCAGTTGGGGATCCAGCGGGCCAGGTCAGCCCCTATGGCTAATGGTGTCATCGGCATCACTGACTGTTTGTTGTTTAGCCAAGAGCGAGATGCTTCCGAAATGGATTTGAATCACCGCCTCGAGTCGCTTTGCCTCAGTATGACAGAACACGCTCTCGAAGGGGCTAACGACATCTAG
- the LOC116919779 gene encoding protein Smaug homolog 1 isoform X4 has translation MTAFLNGLRNESRDVAVSQLLHYLPLLRPANSDGVRGYIHLLPGLLASFLEDDPNQGPSSTNGQHQSTEIQQLLTYALIHPALSLESKRSLAELIRQLDDEGNQDMALSLLESNHQGGLDMFPSSDPQSPDAFHSPRQRHNGGQWDPWSSPSPGLGPPSSKQPPPSTCTIQRIRRSNSLTPPSNSMVYPQDPWGSNQNDNGRLKPRSLSLSSPGETANALSHCPLSPQNSLASSGSGSGSDSIYSDDNHRPSSFHIPGSGMRDVPSWLKGLRLHKYAHLFSLLTYEEMLALTEEQLEVQQVTKGARHKIALSILRLRERPTLLAQLEKEVVDTGSLHNALSELKNLLSTPIKPYRGPPADEQLYAGSLSPSPSPLMARDDTSGYSSLDGSMDNLAAARGASSGSPTAMESSDLSKPPPSSTAAVRQGRSSLVTSDMPTVIVSAAPDVDSAEEGSDTSADDGLGGIGDNLSGNFRSAFGSELELLGGPTHLSLDDLPGQITRLLGKICTQLLVSSCPAEENVSQFVALMDRCLSHEAFTQRQRRRIASWKEQAHRIWNNLPPSGNGGSTSVSRNSCGSSNNAIVNTTNNGGIGSVGSGGPQKSSETRFARRWSNVAHYPGFYSADAGSSAAQSSFGCAPPNAYSLFPPRQQQQRGQGLHPSPCPSPSVARPLFAGQSPTHNSYGQHTHHAVAGKFALLFVFFFLKNSCFVKTQGGLNTTQMRPGLAPTPSLPHNNPHSLQVGSHLPLQHRNSFCVSALSHQSSLYSSSSSSSSSSSQTAQGFSSLSCGVAPDPFTFSPPHRMHFDELPSESPFASQLGIQRARSAPMANGVIGITDCLLFSQERDASEMDLNHRLESLCLSMTEHALEGANDI, from the exons ATGACGG CCTTTTTGAACGGATTACGCAACGAGTCACGCGATGTAGCCGTCTCTCAACTGTTGCATTACCTACCGCTGCTACGACCAGCCAACTCTGATGGAGTCCGAGGATACATTCACCTCCTTCCCGG TTTGCTGGCCTCATTCCTGGAGGACGATCCTAACCAGGGACCTTCATCAACGAACGGTCAACATCAGTCGACCGAGATTCAGCAACTTCTTACTTACGCTCTCATTCATCCTGCCCTTTCGCTGGAAAGTAAACG GTCACTTGCTGAGTTGATTCGACAGCTGGACGACGAAGGAAATCAAGATATGGCACTGTCGTTATTGGAGAGTAATCATCAAGGCGGATTGGACATGTTTCCATCGTCGGATCCACAGTCTCCGGATGCCTTCCATTCGCCTAGGCAGAGGCACAATGGCGGCCAGTGGGATCCCTGGAGCTCGCCAAGTCCAGGATTGGGTCCACCCAGCAGCAAACAGCCACCACCGTCCACTTGCACGATCCAGCGCATTCGGCGCAGCAATAGTTTGACTCCACCGTCCAATTCCATGGTCTATCCTCAAGATCCTTGGGGAAGTAACCAG AACGATAATGGCCGCCTCAAGCCCAGATCATTGTCTTTATCTTCGCCGGGGGAAACGGCCAACGCGCTCTCTCACTGCCCTCTATCGCCCCAAAATTCGCTGGCTTCTTCCGGCAGTGGTAGTGGATCCGATTCGATTTACAGTGATGACAATCATCGACCGTCATCATTTCATATCCCCGGAAGTGGCATGAGAG ATGTTCCTTCGTGGCTGAAAGGTTTGCGATTGCACAAGTATGCTCATTTATTCTCGCTGCTCACGTACGAGGAAATGTTGGCGTTGACTGAAGAGCAATTGGAAGTGCAACAAGTGACTAAAGGAGCTCGACACAAGATTGCGCTCAGTATCCTTCGCCTCCGCGAAAGGCCCACGCTTTTGGCCCAGTTAGAAAAG GAGGTGGTCGACACGGGCAGTTTGCATAACGCGTTAAGTGAGCTGAAAAACTTGCTGTCAACACCAATTAAACCGTATCGCGGTCCACCGGCTGACGAACAACTTTACGCTGGCAGTTTGAGTCCCTCCCCATCGCCGTTGATGGCGAGAGATGACACGTCGGGGTATTCGTCTCTTGATGGATCCATGGACAATTTGGCAGCCGCTCGCGGTGCGTCCAGTGGATCACCGACTGCCATGGAGTCGAGTGATTTGTCGAAACCGCCGCCGTCATCAACCGCGGCCGTTCGTCAGGGCCGGTCGTCCTTGGTGACGTCTGATATGCCTACGGTTATTGTTTCTGCAGCTCCTGATGTGGACAGTGCCGAGGAAGGAAGCGACACATCGGCAGACGATGGACTCGGTGGAATTGGCGACAATCTTTCGGGCAACTTTCGCTCCGCCTTCGGGAGCGAGTTGGAGTTGCTTGGCGGGCCGACTCACCTGTCGCTTGACGACCTGCCGGGCCAAATTACTCGCCTTCTGGGCAAAA TTTGCACGCAGCTTTTGGTATCGTCTTGCCCGGCTGAAGAGAATGTTAGCCAGTTTGTGGCTTTGATGGACCGTTGCCTGAGTCACGAAGCTTTCACCCAACGTCAGCGTCGTCGTATTGCTTCATGGAAAGAACAGGCGCATCGCATCTGGAACAATTTGCCGCCTTCGGGTAATGGTGGCAGCACCAGCGTCAGCCGCAATAGCTGCGGTAGTAGTAACAACGCTATAGTTAATACTACAAACAACGGCGGTATCGGCAGCGTCGGCAGTGGTGGGCCACAAAAGAGTTCCGAAACACGTTTCGCCCGTCGATGGAGCAATGTTGCTCATTACCCTGGATTTTACAGCGCCGATGCTGGCAGTAGCGCTGCCCAGTCTTCTTTTGGATGCGCTCCACCGAATGCCTATAGCCTCTTTCCACCGAGACAGCAGCAGCAAAGGGGACAAGGTCTCCATCCGAGCCCGTGCCCGAGTCCCAGTGTAGCCCGGCCTTTATTCGCTGGACAGAGCCCCACCCATAATTCTTATGGGCAACACACACACCACGCAGTTGCTGGTAAATTcgctcttttgtttgtttttttctttcttaaaaatAGTTGTTTTGTAAAAACTCAAGGAGGTCTGAACACGACTCAAATGCGACCCGGCCTGGCGCCAACCCCGTCACTGCCGCACAACAATCCGCATTCCCTTCAAGTGGGATCGCATTTACCGCTGCAGCATCGCAATAGTTTCTGCGTCAGCGCCTTGTCGCATCAATCGTCGCTCTATTCgtcctcttcgtcgtcttcttcgtcgtcatcgCAAACAGCGCAGGGTTTTTCTTCTCTGTCCTGCGGCGTTGCACCCGACCCATTCACTTTCTCTCCGCCACACCGGATGCATTTTGATGAACTTCCGTCAGAG TCGCCATTTGCCAGCCAGTTGGGGATCCAGCGGGCCAGGTCAGCCCCTATGGCTAATGGTGTCATCGGCATCACTGACTGTTTGTTGTTTAGCCAAGAGCGAGATGCTTCCGAAATGGATTTGAATCACCGCCTCGAGTCGCTTTGCCTCAGTATGACAGAACACGCTCTCGAAGGGGCTAACGACATCTAG